The Flavobacteriales bacterium genomic sequence ACATTGATGCACTTCCGGAGTTCATTCCAGTAGTAACTGTTGTCCTTGATGCCGGTGTTGATATGGAAGTTGAGCATCTTCAACTCAAATCTGCTGTCGCCCGCTATGTTGCTCTGGTAAAAGTTAATGATGTCCGTGTACCGGATGCCCAACCGTGATGTATAGAACGCAAATGTCGGCTCTTCTTCGCATGCGATCCGGATGCCCAACTTGCACTTGCCTGTGATGTTTTCCTGGTAATATTTCAGTTCACTCATGTTGTCGAGTGAAGGCACCACATTCTGAAATCCTTCATTGATCAGTTCACATATCCATTGCTTATAGAGGTCACGCTTGTAACCGTTACAATTGATGAATGTGTCTTTGCTGATGGCACCGCGTTCGGCGAGCTTCCGGATGATCTGGATGTCGTAAGCGGATGAAGTTTCGAGGTGAACACCGTGTTTTAGCGCCTCCTCTATGATAAAGGAAAAATGCGAACTCTTGGTGCAATATGTATACGTATAGTTACCTTTGTAACCCGTTTTTTGAAAGGCTTGTTGGAAATACCCCCTGGCTTTGCTGATCTGGGATCCGATCTTTGGTAGATAGGTAATCTTAAGTGGTGTTCCGTACTCCTTAATGATGTCCATTAATCGGATGCCGTTAAACAGCAATTCATCATTTTCTACCCTGAACTCTTCCTGTGGAAATTCGAAGGTCTGCTCGATCAGGTCCAGATAACGGTTCTTCATGGCCAGCTTGCTGAGATTTTTTCAGTTCTTTGCAACTGCCTGCCGCATGGTTTGCATAGGCCGAACAGTTGCTTTGAGGTTTTATGTTTATGACTTCCTTTCATATCAAGGGCGGTAAAGGTAAAAATTTGGTACAATTGCAATCGAAAAAAAATAATGTAATGACGGACACAGGTTTGACATTGGTTCGTGTCCAGGCTGACTTGGGTGCCGGAAAGAAAGGAGCAGCACAAGGTGCTGCAGCCCTTCTGGAGGCCGCAAGAAGCAGTCATGTGAACACGGTCCTTGCCTTGCCCCAGGTTGAGATTCCATTGATAGCATCCGACGATCCTCCGCCGGATCAAACGCCATTTTCCAAACACATCGATGTGTTGCTTGGCTACCAGCGAAAGGTGGCCGAGCAAATAACCGGTCTGCTTCACACCGGGCAGTTGCCCATTGTGATCAGCGGAGATCATAGCAGCGCTGCCGGTGTTATTGCCGGATTGAAAGCTGCTCATCCCGGGGAGCGGCTCGGTGTGATCTGGATCGATGCCCATGCCGATATGCATTCGCCCTATACCACACCTTCCGGCAACCTGCACGGAATGCCGTTGGCTGCTTCCCTGGGTGAAGACAACCTCGCCTGCGCCATCCGTCAGCCGGATGAACATACTATACAGCAATGGAATGCCATGAAGAACATGGCGTCTGTTGCCCCCAAGATCCTGGGAGACGACTTGTGCTTCATCGGTGTGAGGAGTACCGAAAAAGCAGAAGATGTGCTCATCAAACAGCACAGAATCCGCAATTATACGGTGAATGAAGTTCGCTCCAAAGGTGTACCCGAAATCGCTGAGGAAGTGCTGAAGCAATTGGCACACTGTACCCGGATATTTGTTTCGTTTGATGTGGATTGCATGGATCCTTCCGTATCCAGCGCAACCGGTACACCGGTGGAAAACGGATTTTTTCTGGAAGAAGCCCGTGAGTTGGTCCGCACACTGCTTGCATCCCCTTCGATATGCTGCTTCGAAATCACCGAGATCAACCCGACCCTGGAAGCAGGTGATCAAATGGCACGTGCCGCTCTCGATGTACTCAAAGCCGGAATGGAAAGCCTTACCCACGCCTGAATATGACCCTGATAAATAAGATCACCGAGGCTTTTGCCTCATGCTATGGAAAGGAGATCCCTTCCGCATCCGTTCAATTGCAACCCACCCGCTCCGAATTCGAAGGGGATGTTACCCTCGTGGTTTTTCCACTGCTGAAGTTCTCAGGAAAGAAACCCGAAGATACCGCAGCCGATGTGGGGCAGTTCTTACTGGAACAAGCACCGGAGGTGGAGCGGTTCAATGTGGTCAAAGGGTTCCTGAACCTGGTGCTGGCGGATCAACATTGGTCCGATGCCATGCAAAAATTGCAAAGCGAAGATTGGTGGCGCCCTGCATCTTCCGGACTGCACATGATGGTGGAATATTCATCTCCCAATACCAATAAGCCCTTACACCTTGGGCACATCCGCAACAACCTCCTCGGATGGTCCGTGGCTGAGATCCTCAAAGCATGCGGCCACCAGGTGACCAAAGTGAACCTGGTCAACGACCGTGGCATTCATATCTGCAAGTCGATGCTGGCCTGGCAAAAATGGGGCAACAGTGAAACACCCGCATCCTCGCACATGAAAGGAGATGCATTGGTGGGAAAGTACTACGTGCTGTTTGACCAGAAACTCAAAGAACAAATCAGGGAGCGGATGGAGTCCGGCATGGATAAAGAAACGGCGGAGAATGAAGCGCCTTTGATGGAGGAGGCGCGTGACATGTTGCGCGATTGGGAAGCTGACGTGCCTGAGGTGAGAAAGCTTTGGGAAACGATGAATGCATGGGTGTATGCAGGTTTTGAAAGTACGTACCGACGCCTGGGGGTTGATTTCAATGAAACGTACTACGAGTCAAAAACCTACCTGTTGGGTAAAGCAAAGGTTGAAGAAGCCCTGCAAAAAGGCGTGCTCTATCGCAAGGAGGATGGGTCGGTATGGATCGACCTGGAACAGGATGGCCTGGATCAGAAACTGCTCCTCCGTTCGGATGGAACTTCGGTTTACATGACCCAGGATATAGGTACTGCTATTCAGCGTTTTGAGAGCCATCACCTCGACCGTCACATCTATGTGGTGGGCAACGAGCAGGACTACCACTTCAAAGCCCTTGCGTTGATCCTGAAACGCATGGGGTATCAATGGGCCGATCACATCCATCACCTCTCATATGGTATGGTAGACCTGCCCTCAGGTAAAATGAAGTCGCGGGAAGGTACCGTGGTGGATGCCGATGACCTGATGAGTGAGGTGGTGGATGCGGCACGTGTAAAAACAGAGGAGTTGGGGAAATTGGAAGGCCTGGACGCCTCTGAAGCGGAAACTTTGTATGAAACCATCGGCCTGGGTGCGTTGAAATATTTCATCCTGAAGGTGGATCCCCGCAAGCGAATGTTGTTCAATCCCGAGGAGTCGATCGAGATTAACGGCAATACCGGACCTTTCATCCAATACACCCACGCACGCATTTCATCGGTGTTGCGAAAAGCAGAGGAGTTGGGTATGAAATCTTGGGGGAGCAGCGATCCGGCCCCCTCTCTGCATCCGGGCGAGCGCGGATTGATCAAGGTGTTGTTGCGTTTCCCCGAGGTGCTTCAGGATGCCGGCGCACAGCTGAGCCCAGCCCTGATGGCCAATTACAGCTACGAGCTTGCCAAGGAGTATAACCAGTTCTATCACGATTGCCCGGTCATTAAAGCTGAAGATCCTTCCGTGGCAGCATGGCGACTGGCGTTGTCGGCTGTGGTGCAACGAACCATCAGGGATGCCATGGGCTTGCTGGGTATCCATGTGCCCGAAAGAATGTAGGGACGAGCCGCTCGTATGATTATATTTGTGGAGTAATTCGAAATCAAGATGTTTGAAAATTTATCGGATAAATTAGAAAAAGCGTTCAAGCTGCTGAAAGGACAGGGGCAGGTCACCGACATCAATGTGGCTGAAACCCTGAAAGAAGTGAGGCGGGCGTTGCTGGATGCCGATGTCAACTTTAAAATAGCCAAGGAATTTTCGGAAACGGTCAAGGAGAAAGCGATCGGACAACAGGTATTGACTTCTGTTTCTCCGGGCCAGCTGTTGGTGAAAATCACCCATGATGAATTGGCCGACCTGATGGGGGGTGACCAGACCGACATCAACCTTCAGGGCAGCCCTGCGGTAATCCTGATTGCAGGACTCCAGGGGTCCGGTAAAACCACTTTCTCCGCCAAGCTGGCACGTTACCTGAAAACCAAAAAAGGAAAAATGCCTTTGCTGGCTGCTTGTGACATCTATCGCCCGGCGGCCATCAACCAGTTGCAGGTACTCGGTGAGCAGGTAGGTGTGGAAGTGTACACGGAAGAAGGCAACCAGGATGCAGTTAAGATCGCACGGAATGCCATCACACATGCCAAATCCAAAGGCTGCAATGTGGTAATCGTGGATACTGCCGGCCGCCTTGCCATCGATGAAGAAATGATGAAGGAGATCGCTGCCGTGAAGGATGCGATCAAGCCGTCTGAGATCCTCTTCGTGGTGGATTCCATGACCGGTCAGGATGCCGTCAATACAGCTAAGGCTTTCAACGACCGCCTCGATTTCAACGGTGTGGTGCTGACCAAGCTCGACGGTGATACCCGTGGTGGCGCCGCCCTGTCTATCCGCTACGTGGTTCGCAAACCCATTAAGTTCGTTAGCACCGGTGAGAAGATGGATGCAATGGACGTGTTCTATCCCTCAAGGATGGCCGACCGCATCCTCGGCATGGGCGACATCGTGTCCCTCGTCGAGAAAGCCCAGGAGCAGTTCGATGAAGCGGAAGCCAAGAAGCTGCAGAAGAAGATCGCCAAGGATCAGTTCGACCTGAACGATTTTCTCGACCAGATTCAACAGGTGAAGAAGATGGGGAACGTGAAAGACCTCATGGGGATGATTCCAGGCGTGGGCAAAGCTGTGAAAGACCTCGATATTGATGACGATGCCTTCAAAAGCGTGGAAGCCATTATCCAATCCATGACGCCCCGTGAGCGGAAAGATCCTTCGATCCTGAACGGAAGCCGCCGTGACCGCGTGGCCAAGGGCAGCGGAACGAGCATTCAGGAAGTGAACCGGTTGCTGAAACAGTTCACCGAAATGCGCAAGGTCATGAAGATGATG encodes the following:
- a CDS encoding arginine decarboxylase, producing the protein MKNRYLDLIEQTFEFPQEEFRVENDELLFNGIRLMDIIKEYGTPLKITYLPKIGSQISKARGYFQQAFQKTGYKGNYTYTYCTKSSHFSFIIEEALKHGVHLETSSAYDIQIIRKLAERGAISKDTFINCNGYKRDLYKQWICELINEGFQNVVPSLDNMSELKYYQENITGKCKLGIRIACEEEPTFAFYTSRLGIRYTDIINFYQSNIAGDSRFELKMLNFHINTGIKDNSYYWNELRKCINVYCDLRKICPSLDSLSIGGGFPIKTSLNFEYDYAYMAEEIVTQIKQRCDELNIDVPNLYSEFGSFTVGESGAAIYAVLDQKQQNDREMWYMIDSSLITTLPDTWGINQRFILLPVNQWGNEYRSVNIGGLTCDSLDYYDSESHNNQVFMPKTGEGETLYIGFFHTGAYQESLGGYGGIQHCLIPAPQHVVIRKDENGKITTERFSKEQQPETMLHHLGY
- a CDS encoding arginase produces the protein MTDTGLTLVRVQADLGAGKKGAAQGAAALLEAARSSHVNTVLALPQVEIPLIASDDPPPDQTPFSKHIDVLLGYQRKVAEQITGLLHTGQLPIVISGDHSSAAGVIAGLKAAHPGERLGVIWIDAHADMHSPYTTPSGNLHGMPLAASLGEDNLACAIRQPDEHTIQQWNAMKNMASVAPKILGDDLCFIGVRSTEKAEDVLIKQHRIRNYTVNEVRSKGVPEIAEEVLKQLAHCTRIFVSFDVDCMDPSVSSATGTPVENGFFLEEARELVRTLLASPSICCFEITEINPTLEAGDQMARAALDVLKAGMESLTHA
- a CDS encoding arginine--tRNA ligase, giving the protein MTLINKITEAFASCYGKEIPSASVQLQPTRSEFEGDVTLVVFPLLKFSGKKPEDTAADVGQFLLEQAPEVERFNVVKGFLNLVLADQHWSDAMQKLQSEDWWRPASSGLHMMVEYSSPNTNKPLHLGHIRNNLLGWSVAEILKACGHQVTKVNLVNDRGIHICKSMLAWQKWGNSETPASSHMKGDALVGKYYVLFDQKLKEQIRERMESGMDKETAENEAPLMEEARDMLRDWEADVPEVRKLWETMNAWVYAGFESTYRRLGVDFNETYYESKTYLLGKAKVEEALQKGVLYRKEDGSVWIDLEQDGLDQKLLLRSDGTSVYMTQDIGTAIQRFESHHLDRHIYVVGNEQDYHFKALALILKRMGYQWADHIHHLSYGMVDLPSGKMKSREGTVVDADDLMSEVVDAARVKTEELGKLEGLDASEAETLYETIGLGALKYFILKVDPRKRMLFNPEESIEINGNTGPFIQYTHARISSVLRKAEELGMKSWGSSDPAPSLHPGERGLIKVLLRFPEVLQDAGAQLSPALMANYSYELAKEYNQFYHDCPVIKAEDPSVAAWRLALSAVVQRTIRDAMGLLGIHVPERM
- the ffh gene encoding signal recognition particle protein — protein: MFENLSDKLEKAFKLLKGQGQVTDINVAETLKEVRRALLDADVNFKIAKEFSETVKEKAIGQQVLTSVSPGQLLVKITHDELADLMGGDQTDINLQGSPAVILIAGLQGSGKTTFSAKLARYLKTKKGKMPLLAACDIYRPAAINQLQVLGEQVGVEVYTEEGNQDAVKIARNAITHAKSKGCNVVIVDTAGRLAIDEEMMKEIAAVKDAIKPSEILFVVDSMTGQDAVNTAKAFNDRLDFNGVVLTKLDGDTRGGAALSIRYVVRKPIKFVSTGEKMDAMDVFYPSRMADRILGMGDIVSLVEKAQEQFDEAEAKKLQKKIAKDQFDLNDFLDQIQQVKKMGNVKDLMGMIPGVGKAVKDLDIDDDAFKSVEAIIQSMTPRERKDPSILNGSRRDRVAKGSGTSIQEVNRLLKQFTEMRKVMKMMSNKSQMARMMARMPKR